ACGATATGGGTAAGAGCCTTTGGAAGGGCTCGACGAGGGCCCCTGCGTGGGGCAGTGTGCTCTTCAGGATAAAAGAACTTGCCGAGAACGGCAAGCTGAGCAGGCTCGTTATAGATCCCCTGACGGCGATAGATTTCCCGACCGACAATCCCGCCGAGAAGAGGGCGGAGCTGGCCAACTTCATCAGAAGCCTGGAGGCCCTCGGTACGACGACGATTCTGGTGGCCGAGCTCACCGAGCTTGACAGGTACACCGAGGAACACTACCTTACAGATGGTGTCATAATGCTCCACTACTTCTTCGGGGACAGGGAGATGATCCGGGCCCTTCAGATACTCAAGATGAGGAGGACACGGCACGGGACCGGTATGTACCTGATAGATTTCAGCGAGCACGGACTGGTGGTCCACGGCCTGTCGCCGTTTGACGCCGGAGATGAGGGGCTATGATACTAAGCGGAAAGCGAAGGGTAACTCTGAGGGACGTCAGGAACGAGAGGGATCTTGTTAGAAAGGCATATCTTGCGGGCTACCTCCTTGGATACGGTGGGCACACCGAGTGGGCCGGCTGGAGCTCTAGGCTGAAGCGGGCGATATACGCCGAGGCTGAGATGGAGGGCAGGATGAAGGTCGTCGTAACCGCGTACAGGAGGGGCAAGCTCGACGGTGTCAGGGCCAGGGAGGAGGACATAAGGAAGGGGATATACCGCAGGCTGGAGCTTCCTGAGCCAGCGTCGGGGGGAGAATCAGCAGAGGTGATGTCATCCCAGCGTT
This Thermococcus sp. DNA region includes the following protein-coding sequences:
- a CDS encoding ATPase domain-containing protein yields the protein MTYSDSERVPTGVKGLDNLIEGGLLRGKTYLLTGPPGSGKTTLSMQFLIEGAKRGERVAYVSLIHDPHEAVKDIARFDPSVWVYVKSGKLILYDMGKSLWKGSTRAPAWGSVLFRIKELAENGKLSRLVIDPLTAIDFPTDNPAEKRAELANFIRSLEALGTTTILVAELTELDRYTEEHYLTDGVIMLHYFFGDREMIRALQILKMRRTRHGTGMYLIDFSEHGLVVHGLSPFDAGDEGL